Proteins encoded by one window of Ramlibacter tataouinensis:
- a CDS encoding YihY family inner membrane protein produces MNVAPLLAELSRFPWLSTARTLGERFREDRLGVSASSLTFTTTIALVPLVTVTLAVFTAFPMFNKLQGTLQQWLVQSLVPDAIARQVLGYLTQFAGKASRLGAAGLALLFASAIALVLTMDRTLNGIWRVRRPRPLAQRVMIYWAVMTLGPLLLGASLSVTSYAVYASRGLVRGAPGGLQFLLDVLEFVLLAGGLAALYRFVPNTPVRIAHAVAGGVFAALGIEVAKRLLAWYLGLVPSYSAVYGAFATVPILLVWIYVAWLVVLLGAVVAAYLPALRGATRRVTGGPGWSFQLALEVLQQLHGARVTARRGMDIEELVAALRVGPLQLEPVLETLVQLDWIGRLNEVDDDLATRYVLLADVQSTALEPLLRHLLLANTEATRGVWEKGGFSRLYLKDVV; encoded by the coding sequence ATGAACGTGGCCCCCCTGCTCGCCGAGCTCTCGCGCTTCCCGTGGCTCTCGACGGCGCGCACGCTGGGCGAGCGGTTCCGGGAAGACCGGCTGGGCGTCAGCGCCAGCAGCCTGACCTTCACCACCACCATCGCGCTGGTGCCGCTGGTCACCGTCACGCTGGCGGTGTTCACCGCCTTCCCGATGTTCAACAAGCTGCAGGGCACGCTGCAGCAATGGCTGGTGCAAAGCCTGGTGCCGGACGCGATCGCCCGGCAGGTGCTGGGCTACCTGACCCAGTTCGCCGGCAAGGCCAGCCGGCTCGGCGCGGCCGGCCTGGCCTTGCTGTTCGCCTCGGCGATCGCACTGGTGCTGACCATGGACCGCACGCTGAACGGCATCTGGCGGGTCCGGCGCCCGCGGCCGCTGGCGCAGCGGGTGATGATCTACTGGGCCGTGATGACGCTGGGGCCGCTGCTGCTGGGCGCCAGCCTGAGCGTGACGTCGTATGCGGTGTACGCGTCGCGCGGGCTGGTGCGCGGCGCCCCGGGTGGGCTGCAGTTCCTGCTGGACGTGCTGGAGTTCGTGCTGCTCGCCGGCGGCCTGGCCGCCCTGTACCGGTTCGTTCCGAACACGCCGGTGCGCATTGCGCACGCCGTCGCGGGCGGCGTGTTCGCCGCGCTGGGCATCGAGGTCGCCAAGCGCCTGCTGGCCTGGTACCTGGGACTGGTCCCCAGCTATTCGGCGGTCTACGGCGCCTTCGCCACCGTGCCCATCCTGCTGGTGTGGATCTACGTGGCCTGGCTGGTGGTGCTGCTGGGAGCGGTGGTGGCGGCCTACCTGCCGGCCCTGCGCGGCGCCACGCGGCGGGTCACCGGCGGGCCCGGGTGGTCGTTCCAGCTCGCGCTGGAAGTGCTGCAGCAGCTGCACGGCGCGCGCGTCACCGCGCGGCGCGGCATGGACATCGAGGAGCTGGTCGCCGCCCTGCGCGTCGGGCCGCTGCAACTGGAGCCGGTGCTGGAGACGCTGGTGCAGCTGGACTGGATCGGCCGGCTGAACGAAGTGGACGACGATCTCGCCACCCGCTACGTGCTGCTGGCCGACGTGCAGTCCACGGCGCTGGAGCCGCTGCTGCGGCACCTGCTGCTGGCGAACACCGAGGCGACGCGCGGGGTGTGGGAGAAGGGCGGCTTCTCGCGGCTGTACCTGAAGGACGTGGTGTAG
- a CDS encoding O-acetylhomoserine aminocarboxypropyltransferase: MPGYSDPGFDTLALHAGAAPDPVTGARAVPIHLTTSFVFPSSDDAAALFNLERSGYVYSRISNPTNAVLEQRVSALEGGIGAIATASGQAALHLSIATLMGSGSHIVASTAVYGGTQNLLHYTLPRFGIETTFVKPGDIDGWRAAIRPNTRLLFGETVGNPGLDVLDIPTVSAIAHEAGVPLLVDSTFTTPYLQKPLELGADLVYHSATKFLSGHGTVIGGIVVDGGSFDWDRSGKYEGLTQPYDGFHGMVFSEESTVGAFLLRARREGLRDFGACMSPHTAWLILQGIETLPLRMDRHMRNTEKVVQFLASHPFVERVGHPMLESHPSHALAAKLLPKGAGSVFSFDLRGNRAQGRTFIETLKVFSHLANVGDCRSLVIHPASTTHFRMTDEALAGAGIGLGTIRLSIGLEDPDDLIDDLKRALKAAEKAA, encoded by the coding sequence ATGCCCGGCTATTCCGACCCCGGCTTCGACACCCTCGCGCTGCACGCGGGGGCCGCGCCCGACCCCGTGACCGGCGCGCGCGCCGTCCCGATCCACCTGACCACTTCGTTCGTCTTTCCCTCCAGCGACGACGCGGCGGCCCTGTTCAACCTGGAACGCTCGGGCTACGTCTATTCCCGCATCAGCAACCCCACCAACGCGGTGCTGGAGCAGCGCGTGTCGGCGCTGGAAGGCGGCATCGGCGCGATCGCCACCGCCAGCGGCCAGGCGGCGCTGCACCTGTCGATCGCGACGCTGATGGGTTCGGGGTCGCACATCGTGGCCAGCACGGCGGTGTACGGCGGCACCCAGAACCTGCTGCACTACACCCTGCCGCGCTTCGGCATCGAGACGACCTTCGTCAAGCCGGGCGACATCGACGGCTGGCGCGCCGCCATCCGCCCCAACACCCGGCTGCTGTTCGGCGAGACGGTCGGCAACCCCGGGCTGGACGTGCTGGACATTCCCACGGTGTCGGCCATCGCGCACGAGGCCGGCGTGCCGCTGCTGGTGGATTCGACCTTCACCACCCCTTACTTGCAGAAGCCCCTGGAACTGGGCGCCGACCTGGTCTACCACTCGGCCACCAAGTTCCTCTCCGGCCACGGCACCGTGATCGGCGGCATCGTGGTCGATGGCGGCAGCTTCGACTGGGACCGCTCGGGCAAGTACGAGGGCCTGACCCAGCCTTACGACGGCTTCCACGGCATGGTGTTCAGCGAGGAATCCACCGTCGGCGCCTTCCTGCTGCGGGCCCGGCGCGAGGGCCTGCGCGACTTCGGCGCCTGCATGAGCCCGCACACGGCCTGGCTGATCCTGCAGGGCATCGAGACGCTGCCGCTGCGCATGGACCGCCACATGCGCAACACCGAAAAGGTGGTGCAGTTCCTGGCGTCGCACCCGTTCGTGGAGCGGGTCGGCCATCCGATGCTGGAGTCGCATCCCAGCCATGCGCTGGCTGCGAAGCTGCTGCCCAAGGGCGCCGGCTCGGTGTTCAGCTTCGACCTGCGCGGCAACCGCGCCCAGGGGCGCACCTTCATCGAGACCCTCAAGGTGTTCAGCCACCTGGCCAACGTCGGCGACTGCCGCTCGCTGGTGATCCACCCGGCCAGCACCACCCACTTCCGAATGACCGACGAGGCGCTGGCCGGCGCCGGCATCGGGCTGGGGACGATCCGGCTGTCGATCGGGCTGGAGGATCCGGACGACCTGATCGACGACCTGAAGCGGGCCCTCAAGGCCGCAGAAAAGGCGGCCTGA
- a CDS encoding FAD-binding oxidoreductase, with the protein MNPVIEQLRAAVGAAHVLTEGDLGAWEEDWRKRMRGKALAVVRPGSTAEVAAVVRACAAAGVALVPQGGNTGLVCGGVPDASGTQVVLSLQRMNAVRGLDRENLTLTVEAGCILQSVQQAAEQAGLLFPLSLAAEGSCTIGGNLATNAGGTQVVRYGNTRELCLGLEVVTAGGEVWDGLSGLRKDNTGYDLRQLFIGSEGTLGVITAATLKLFPRPAASLTAWAAVPSLEQAVRLLELAHARLGPGLTGFEVMGQFALSLVVKHFPQQRVPFASESPWGVLLENSDHESEAHARAQFEGLLEAALEQGLATDAVVAENLAQAAQLWHARESISMAQAQEGLNIKHDVSLPISRIPAFCRETDDLLAREVPGARLVNFGHLGDGNLHYNVQAPADADGPAFLREQEDRVNQLVYDQVHRFGGSISAEHGIGALKAGTLPGYKSPVALSMMRAVKQALDPGNLFNPGRVLAG; encoded by the coding sequence GTGAATCCCGTGATCGAGCAACTGCGCGCCGCCGTCGGTGCGGCCCACGTCCTGACCGAAGGCGACCTCGGCGCCTGGGAAGAAGACTGGCGCAAGCGGATGCGGGGCAAGGCGCTGGCCGTGGTGCGCCCAGGCAGCACCGCCGAAGTGGCGGCCGTGGTGCGCGCCTGCGCCGCCGCCGGGGTGGCGCTGGTGCCGCAGGGCGGCAACACCGGGCTGGTGTGCGGCGGCGTGCCGGACGCCAGCGGCACCCAGGTGGTGCTGAGCCTGCAACGCATGAACGCCGTGCGCGGCCTGGACCGCGAGAACCTGACCCTGACGGTGGAAGCCGGCTGCATCCTGCAGTCGGTGCAGCAGGCGGCCGAGCAGGCCGGGCTGCTGTTCCCGCTCAGCCTGGCGGCCGAAGGCAGCTGCACCATCGGCGGCAACCTGGCCACCAACGCCGGCGGCACCCAGGTCGTGCGCTACGGCAACACCCGCGAGCTGTGCCTGGGGCTGGAGGTGGTCACCGCCGGCGGCGAGGTGTGGGACGGCCTCTCGGGCCTGCGCAAGGACAACACCGGCTACGACCTGCGGCAGCTGTTCATCGGCAGCGAAGGCACGCTGGGCGTCATCACGGCTGCCACGCTCAAGCTCTTCCCGCGGCCGGCCGCCAGCCTGACCGCCTGGGCCGCCGTGCCGTCGCTGGAGCAGGCCGTGCGGCTGCTGGAGCTGGCGCACGCGCGGCTCGGCCCCGGCCTGACCGGCTTCGAGGTGATGGGCCAATTCGCGCTGTCGCTGGTGGTGAAGCATTTCCCGCAGCAGCGGGTGCCGTTCGCGAGCGAAAGCCCCTGGGGCGTGCTGCTGGAGAACTCGGACCACGAATCCGAGGCCCACGCGCGCGCGCAGTTCGAAGGCCTGCTGGAAGCGGCCCTGGAACAGGGCCTGGCCACCGACGCCGTGGTCGCCGAGAACCTGGCGCAGGCGGCCCAGCTCTGGCACGCGCGCGAGAGCATCTCGATGGCGCAGGCCCAGGAAGGCCTGAACATCAAGCACGACGTCTCGCTGCCGATCTCGCGCATCCCGGCCTTCTGCAGGGAGACCGACGACCTGCTGGCGCGCGAGGTCCCCGGCGCGCGGCTGGTGAACTTCGGCCACCTGGGCGACGGCAACCTGCACTACAACGTGCAGGCGCCCGCGGATGCCGATGGCCCCGCCTTCCTGCGCGAGCAGGAAGACCGCGTGAACCAGCTCGTCTATGACCAGGTGCACCGCTTCGGCGGATCGATCTCGGCCGAGCACGGCATCGGCGCGCTCAAGGCCGGCACCCTGCCCGGTTACAAGTCGCCGGTCGCCTTGTCGATGATGCGGGCCGTCAAGCAGGCGCTGGACCCCGGAAACCTCTTCAACCCCGGCCGGGTGCTGGCCGGATAA
- a CDS encoding cytochrome P450: protein MSAQRAQAIADAFDLRALPPDFYANPFPVYAALREREPVRRMPDGSWFLTRYADLVAVYRDAHTFSSDKQVEFTPKYGAGSPLLAHHTTSLVFNDPPLHTRVRKLIMGALTRRAIAGMEPGLVALVDRLLDRIEAQGGGDLIEDFAAAIPVEIIGNLLGVPHDERGPLRDWSLAILGALEPKLTAEQEARGNRSVVEMLDYLQGLVAERRRNPGDPEHDVLTRLIQGEGGEQLGEHELLQNCIFILNAGHETTTNLIGNALVALQEWPQQKEALLRTLGPRPNWQALEPALALAVDEFLRFESSNQLGNRRALRACEVGGVALPEGALVTLCIGAANRDPAQFERPDELDLARENNRHLAFGFGIHQCAGLSLARLEGRVAIGRFLARFPGYRLSAAPVRGGRARFRGFLHAPFALA, encoded by the coding sequence ATGTCCGCGCAGCGGGCGCAGGCCATCGCCGATGCGTTCGACCTGCGCGCGCTCCCGCCCGACTTCTACGCGAACCCGTTCCCGGTGTATGCGGCCCTGCGCGAGCGCGAGCCGGTGCGGCGCATGCCCGACGGCTCCTGGTTCCTCACGCGCTACGCCGACCTGGTGGCGGTGTACCGCGATGCCCACACCTTCAGCTCCGACAAGCAGGTGGAGTTCACGCCCAAGTACGGCGCGGGCTCGCCGCTGCTGGCGCACCACACCACCAGCCTGGTGTTCAACGACCCGCCGCTGCACACCCGCGTGCGCAAGCTGATCATGGGCGCCCTCACCCGCCGCGCCATCGCCGGCATGGAGCCCGGCCTGGTTGCGCTGGTCGACCGGCTGCTGGACCGCATCGAGGCGCAGGGCGGCGGCGACCTGATCGAGGATTTCGCCGCAGCGATCCCGGTGGAGATCATCGGCAACCTGCTGGGCGTGCCGCACGACGAGCGCGGACCGCTGCGCGACTGGTCGCTGGCCATCCTGGGTGCGCTGGAGCCGAAGCTCACCGCCGAGCAGGAAGCCCGGGGCAACCGCAGCGTGGTCGAGATGCTCGACTACCTCCAGGGCCTGGTCGCCGAGCGCCGGCGCAACCCCGGCGACCCCGAGCACGACGTGCTGACCCGGCTGATCCAGGGCGAGGGCGGCGAACAGCTCGGCGAGCACGAGCTGCTGCAGAACTGCATCTTCATCCTCAACGCGGGACACGAGACCACCACCAACCTGATCGGCAATGCGCTGGTGGCGCTGCAGGAGTGGCCGCAGCAGAAGGAGGCGCTGCTGCGCACCCTCGGTCCCCGGCCCAATTGGCAAGCCCTGGAGCCGGCGCTCGCCCTGGCGGTGGACGAGTTCCTGCGTTTCGAGTCGTCCAACCAGCTTGGCAACCGGCGCGCCCTGCGCGCCTGCGAGGTGGGCGGGGTCGCGCTGCCGGAGGGGGCGCTGGTGACGCTGTGCATCGGGGCGGCCAACCGCGACCCGGCCCAGTTCGAGCGCCCCGATGAGCTGGACCTCGCGCGCGAGAACAACCGGCACCTGGCGTTCGGCTTCGGCATCCACCAGTGCGCCGGGCTCAGCCTGGCCCGGCTGGAGGGGCGGGTGGCGATCGGCCGCTTCCTGGCGCGCTTTCCCGGCTATCGCCTCAGTGCGGCGCCAGTGCGCGGCGGGCGGGCGCGCTTCCGCGGTTTCCTGCACGCCCCCTTCGCGCTGGCCTAA
- a CDS encoding alpha/beta fold hydrolase → MELTVRGHQAYCYTGGKPFDAAKPTVVFIHGVLNDHSVWILQTRWFAHHGWNVLAVDLPGHCRSGGEAPASVEDGARFVLDLLDAAGVRQAALVGHSFGSLIALEAAAQAPDRITRIALVGTAFPMKVSPALLENSLHAPEKAIHMVNVFSHSMLAPPPSTLGAGTWVYGGARALMRRVLASNPQVNVFHRGFSACDGYQGGDAAMEKVQCPVLFVLGRHDAMTPPRAAQSLQARAKDGRTVLVDGGHDMMAEAPDEVLAALKSFLQP, encoded by the coding sequence ATGGAACTGACCGTCCGCGGCCACCAGGCCTATTGCTACACGGGCGGCAAGCCGTTCGACGCCGCCAAGCCCACCGTCGTCTTCATCCACGGCGTGCTCAACGACCACAGCGTGTGGATCCTGCAGACGCGCTGGTTCGCCCATCACGGCTGGAACGTGCTGGCGGTGGACCTGCCGGGACATTGCCGCAGCGGCGGCGAGGCGCCGGCGTCGGTCGAGGACGGCGCCCGGTTCGTGCTGGACCTGCTGGATGCCGCCGGCGTGCGGCAGGCGGCGCTGGTGGGCCACAGCTTCGGCTCGCTGATCGCGCTGGAAGCCGCCGCGCAGGCGCCGGACCGGATCACCCGCATCGCGCTGGTGGGCACCGCCTTCCCGATGAAGGTGTCGCCGGCGCTGCTGGAGAACTCGCTGCACGCACCGGAAAAGGCCATCCACATGGTCAACGTCTTCTCGCATTCGATGCTGGCGCCGCCGCCCTCCACGCTGGGCGCCGGCACCTGGGTGTACGGCGGCGCCCGGGCGCTGATGCGGCGGGTGCTGGCCAGCAACCCGCAGGTGAACGTGTTCCACCGCGGCTTCAGCGCCTGCGACGGCTACCAGGGCGGCGACGCGGCGATGGAGAAGGTGCAATGCCCGGTGCTGTTCGTGCTGGGTCGCCACGATGCGATGACGCCGCCGCGTGCGGCGCAGTCGCTGCAGGCCCGGGCGAAGGACGGCCGCACGGTGCTGGTGGACGGCGGCCACGACATGATGGCCGAGGCGCCCGACGAGGTGCTGGCGGCGCTCAAGTCCTTCCTCCAGCCCTGA
- a CDS encoding DUF2069 domain-containing protein, with the protein MTTMTPAAQPAPLRLQIIRALAVGSLLALIALGLAWELWLAPLRPGGSVWALKVVPLLFPLAGFLRHRLYTFRWVSLLVWLYFAEGVMRAWNDPVAPRWLPLLQIVLCLALFTACALHVRLRLGPRKRKPS; encoded by the coding sequence ATGACGACGATGACTCCTGCCGCTCAGCCGGCCCCCTTGCGGCTGCAGATCATCCGGGCGCTGGCCGTCGGCAGCCTGCTGGCGCTCATCGCCCTGGGGCTGGCCTGGGAGCTGTGGCTGGCGCCGTTGCGGCCCGGCGGCTCGGTCTGGGCCCTGAAGGTGGTGCCGCTGCTGTTCCCGCTGGCCGGGTTCCTGCGCCACCGCCTGTACACCTTCCGCTGGGTCAGCCTGCTGGTCTGGCTGTATTTCGCCGAGGGCGTGATGCGCGCCTGGAACGATCCGGTCGCGCCGCGCTGGCTGCCCCTGCTCCAGATCGTCCTGTGCCTGGCCCTGTTCACGGCCTGCGCACTGCACGTGCGCCTGCGGCTGGGCCCACGCAAGAGGAAACCATCGTGA
- a CDS encoding Mpo1-like protein: protein MADTAAQTGFRSFAEFYPFYLGEHANRTCRRLHFVGTSIGTALLIAAVVTLNPWYLLAGLVAGYAFAWIGHFFFEKNRPATFKHPVWSFMGDYVMYRDIWMGRIPF, encoded by the coding sequence ATGGCCGACACCGCCGCTCAAACGGGCTTTCGCAGCTTCGCCGAGTTCTATCCGTTCTACCTGGGCGAGCACGCCAACCGCACCTGTCGCCGCCTGCACTTCGTCGGCACCAGCATCGGCACCGCGCTGCTGATCGCGGCGGTTGTGACCCTCAACCCGTGGTACCTGCTGGCCGGCCTGGTCGCCGGCTATGCCTTCGCCTGGATCGGGCACTTCTTCTTCGAGAAGAACCGGCCGGCCACATTCAAGCACCCGGTCTGGAGCTTCATGGGCGACTACGTGATGTACCGGGACATCTGGATGGGGCGGATTCCGTTCTAG
- the aroC gene encoding chorismate synthase, giving the protein MSGNTFGTLFAVTNFGESHGPAIGCVIDGCPPGLELSEADIQPDLDRRRPGTSRHVTQRQEADQVAILSGVYEGRTTGTPIGLLIRNTDQRSKDYSEVAQAFRPGHADYTYLQKYGLRDPRGGGRSSARLTAPMVAAGAVAKKWLARQHGMVFRGCMQQLGEIEVGFESWDHVPDNPFFAPVADVSKLEAYMDALRKSGDSCGARIRVTAANVPPGLGEPLFDKLDADIAWAMMGINAVKGVEIGAGFASVAQRGSTHGDSLTPQGFASNNAGGVLGGISTGQDLEVSIAIKPTSSIITPRDSIDVQGRPTQVVTKGRHDPCVGIRATPIAEAMLALVVMDHVLRHRAQNADVQAALPPIAASFL; this is encoded by the coding sequence ATGAGCGGCAACACCTTCGGCACCCTGTTCGCGGTCACGAATTTCGGTGAATCGCACGGGCCGGCCATCGGCTGCGTGATCGATGGCTGCCCGCCCGGCCTGGAGCTGTCGGAGGCCGACATCCAGCCCGACCTGGACCGGCGCCGTCCCGGCACCAGCCGCCACGTCACCCAGCGCCAGGAGGCCGACCAGGTCGCCATCCTGTCCGGCGTCTACGAGGGCAGGACCACCGGCACCCCGATCGGCCTGCTGATCCGCAACACCGACCAGCGCAGCAAGGACTACAGCGAGGTCGCCCAGGCCTTTCGCCCGGGCCATGCCGACTACACCTACCTGCAGAAGTACGGCCTGCGCGATCCGCGCGGCGGCGGCCGCTCCTCGGCGCGGCTGACGGCGCCGATGGTCGCCGCCGGCGCCGTGGCCAAGAAGTGGCTGGCGCGCCAGCACGGCATGGTGTTCCGCGGCTGCATGCAGCAGCTCGGCGAGATCGAGGTCGGCTTCGAGTCCTGGGACCACGTCCCGGACAATCCCTTCTTCGCGCCGGTTGCCGACGTCTCGAAGCTGGAGGCCTACATGGACGCCCTGCGCAAGTCGGGCGACTCCTGCGGCGCGCGCATCCGCGTCACCGCCGCCAACGTGCCGCCCGGCCTGGGCGAGCCGCTGTTCGACAAGCTCGATGCCGACATCGCCTGGGCGATGATGGGCATCAATGCGGTCAAGGGCGTGGAGATCGGCGCCGGCTTCGCCAGCGTCGCGCAGCGCGGCAGCACGCACGGCGACTCGCTGACGCCGCAGGGCTTCGCCAGCAACAACGCCGGCGGCGTGCTGGGCGGCATCAGCACCGGCCAGGACCTGGAAGTCTCCATCGCCATCAAGCCCACCAGTTCCATCATCACCCCGCGCGACAGCATCGACGTGCAGGGCCGGCCGACCCAGGTCGTGACCAAGGGCCGCCACGATCCCTGCGTCGGCATTCGCGCCACGCCGATCGCCGAAGCCATGCTGGCCCTGGTGGTGATGGACCACGTGCTGCGGCACCGCGCGCAGAACGCCGACGTGCAGGCGGCCCTGCCGCCCATCGCCGCTTCGTTCCTCTGA
- a CDS encoding CBS domain-containing protein, producing MKVSDILRVKGNTLYTVNPDEPLATAIAVMADKDIGSLVVIEHGDLVGMLTFREVIQCIVKNGGSVGQRLVRSAMDDAPLTCTSETELDEVRRMMLDRHARYMPVMDKRMLMGVISFYDVAKAVVDSQNFENRMLKAYIRDWPSGEDSQPTAQL from the coding sequence ATGAAGGTCAGCGACATCCTGCGCGTCAAGGGCAACACGCTGTACACCGTCAACCCCGACGAACCGCTCGCCACCGCCATCGCCGTGATGGCCGACAAGGACATCGGCTCGCTGGTGGTCATCGAGCATGGCGACCTGGTGGGCATGCTCACCTTCCGCGAGGTGATCCAGTGCATCGTGAAGAACGGCGGCAGCGTGGGCCAGCGCCTGGTGCGCAGCGCGATGGACGACGCCCCGCTGACCTGCACCTCCGAGACCGAGCTCGACGAGGTGCGCCGCATGATGCTGGACCGCCACGCCCGCTACATGCCGGTGATGGACAAGCGCATGCTGATGGGGGTAATCAGCTTCTACGACGTCGCCAAGGCGGTGGTGGACAGCCAGAACTTCGAGAACCGCATGCTCAAGGCCTACATCCGCGACTGGCCGAGCGGCGAGGATTCGCAGCCCACGGCGCAGCTCTGA